The following are encoded in a window of Corynebacterium marinum DSM 44953 genomic DNA:
- a CDS encoding NCS2 family permease: MTAGLKTENPSALDRYFHITERGSTVSGEIRAGVVTFFAMAYIVILNPLIIGTTPDVNGTTLGIPQVAAATALAAGVMTIAFGLIARYPFGIAAGLGLNTLVAVTLVAGEGLTWPEAMGLVVLDGVVIVLLAVSGFRTAVFRAIPPSMKAAMGVGIGLFIAIIGFVDAGFVRRIPDAAGTTVPVGLGIDGSVSSWPTVTFVLGLIICGFLVVRKIRGGLFLGILATTIIAMIVEALTDSGPSFVDGEPNPSGWSLAVPVLPESFGGVPDLSIVGAVDIFGAFTRIGAIAASLLVFTLVLANFFDAMGTMTALGKQGKLVDENGELPQMKKALVVEGFGAIVGGATSSSSATVYADSAAGVGDGARTGLANIVTGLLFLLAMFLTPLYEVVPIEAAAPVLVIVGAMMMAQITDIEWTKFHIALPAFLTIVVMPFTYSIANGIGVGFIAFALMSVAAGKTREVHWIMWLVSALFIAYFGMDPLLEAIG; this comes from the coding sequence ATGACCGCTGGACTGAAGACAGAAAATCCGAGTGCCCTAGACAGGTACTTCCACATCACCGAGCGGGGCTCGACGGTCAGCGGTGAGATCCGCGCGGGCGTCGTGACCTTCTTCGCGATGGCGTACATCGTCATCCTCAACCCGCTGATCATCGGCACCACCCCAGACGTCAACGGCACCACCCTGGGCATTCCCCAGGTGGCCGCCGCCACCGCGCTGGCCGCCGGCGTGATGACGATCGCCTTCGGCCTCATCGCCCGCTACCCCTTCGGCATCGCCGCGGGCCTGGGGCTCAATACCCTGGTGGCCGTCACCCTGGTCGCCGGCGAAGGCCTCACCTGGCCGGAGGCCATGGGTCTGGTGGTCCTCGACGGTGTGGTCATCGTGCTGCTGGCAGTCTCCGGTTTCCGCACCGCGGTCTTCCGTGCCATCCCGCCGTCGATGAAGGCGGCGATGGGCGTGGGCATCGGCCTGTTCATCGCCATCATCGGCTTCGTCGACGCGGGCTTCGTCCGCCGCATCCCCGACGCCGCCGGCACCACCGTGCCCGTCGGCCTGGGCATCGACGGGTCCGTGTCCTCCTGGCCGACCGTCACGTTCGTCCTCGGCCTGATCATCTGCGGTTTCCTGGTGGTCCGCAAGATCCGCGGAGGCCTGTTCCTGGGCATTCTGGCCACCACCATCATCGCCATGATCGTGGAAGCTCTCACCGATTCCGGCCCCTCTTTCGTCGACGGCGAGCCCAACCCCTCCGGCTGGTCGCTGGCAGTGCCGGTCCTCCCCGAAAGCTTCGGCGGCGTGCCGGACCTGTCCATCGTCGGCGCGGTCGACATCTTCGGGGCGTTCACCCGCATCGGTGCGATCGCCGCCTCGCTGCTGGTGTTCACCCTGGTCCTGGCCAACTTCTTCGACGCGATGGGCACCATGACGGCCCTGGGCAAGCAGGGCAAACTCGTCGACGAGAACGGCGAGCTGCCCCAGATGAAGAAGGCCCTGGTTGTCGAGGGCTTCGGCGCCATCGTCGGCGGCGCGACCTCCTCGTCCTCCGCCACCGTCTACGCGGACTCCGCCGCGGGCGTCGGCGACGGCGCGCGCACCGGCCTGGCGAACATCGTCACCGGTCTGCTCTTCCTGCTGGCCATGTTCCTCACCCCGCTCTACGAAGTCGTCCCGATCGAGGCCGCCGCGCCCGTGCTGGTCATCGTCGGCGCGATGATGATGGCCCAGATCACCGACATCGAGTGGACGAAGTTCCACATTGCTCTGCCGGCCTTCCTCACCATCGTGGTCATGCCCTTCACCTACTCCATCGCCAACGGCATCGGCGTCGGCTTCATCGCCTTCGCCCTGATGTCGGTGGCCGCCGGCAAGACCCGGGAGGTCCACTGGATCATGTGGCTGGTCTCCGCGCTGTTCATCGCCTACTTCGGCATGGACCCGCTCCTCGAGGCCATCGGTTAG
- a CDS encoding TrmH family RNA methyltransferase: MRIRIDDPADPRLDDVRHLNRSDNRPDLPGGKGLVIAEGPLVVGRLLESRFPVRRLVGFPAKLDAFLAETEVPADLPIYEISREVLAAVAGFDMHRGLLAAADRASEPELADILAAARTVVVLEGVGDHENIGSMFRNAAGMGADAVLFGNGCADPLYRRVVRVSMGHVLRTPFAHLAGSRTTWQRSLAALSDAGFRLVSLTPDPEAEHLADALVDEHGRPWPKVALLVGAEGPGLTEHAMRATDVRARIPMAPGTDSLNLATSAAIAFYERDRSLR; this comes from the coding sequence ATGCGCATCCGCATCGACGACCCCGCCGACCCGCGTCTCGACGACGTCCGCCACCTCAACCGCTCCGACAACCGCCCCGACCTGCCGGGCGGGAAAGGCCTGGTGATCGCCGAGGGGCCGCTGGTGGTGGGCAGGCTGCTGGAATCACGGTTTCCCGTGCGCCGCCTGGTGGGGTTTCCGGCCAAACTGGACGCCTTCCTCGCGGAGACCGAGGTGCCCGCCGATCTGCCGATCTACGAGATCAGCCGGGAGGTGCTCGCCGCCGTCGCGGGTTTCGACATGCACCGCGGCCTGCTCGCCGCCGCCGACCGGGCGTCCGAACCCGAGCTCGCGGACATCCTCGCCGCCGCCCGCACGGTCGTCGTGCTCGAGGGGGTGGGCGACCACGAGAACATCGGCTCCATGTTCCGCAACGCCGCCGGGATGGGTGCGGATGCGGTCCTGTTCGGCAACGGCTGCGCGGATCCGCTCTACCGCCGGGTGGTCCGCGTGTCCATGGGCCACGTGCTGCGTACGCCTTTCGCCCACCTGGCGGGCAGCCGCACGACGTGGCAGCGTTCGCTCGCCGCGCTTTCCGACGCCGGGTTCCGCCTCGTCTCCCTGACACCGGACCCGGAGGCGGAGCATCTGGCGGACGCCCTCGTCGATGAGCACGGTCGGCCGTGGCCGAAGGTGGCCCTGCTCGTCGGCGCGGAGGGGCCCGGCCTGACGGAGCACGCCATGCGCGCGACCGACGTCCGGGCCAGGATCCCCATGGCGCCCGGGACCGATTCGCTTAATCTGGCCACCTCGGCCGCGATCGCCTTCTACGAACGCGACCGTTCCCTGCGTTAA
- a CDS encoding DUF6928 family protein, producing METVVTLWFVTAADPARIIAAEPRADRGFGRKYLAQLNPAWPITPIGEFPLNRSAQASAGEYYVAGFPGVTIVQTVLTDTPELSGIDRRLLNSVPAADIYAFAVNIATGYGAVAHWRGGVLKRSLCAERNRTYEDVGLPEPFEAPFWAGEKAESAGGISLPFEPVDLVAEAQRSWVGVDVTPEGPDIHVVAYAVDGRPAPRAVDGPRQERERASRGRDEPDLVGGYDDYESPAEEDHTRLPRWADESVAAARRAGAVLGRRARRARSWVNEKIRHSDRD from the coding sequence GTGGAGACTGTCGTCACCCTGTGGTTTGTCACGGCCGCTGACCCGGCGCGAATCATCGCCGCGGAGCCGAGGGCGGACCGAGGTTTCGGCCGGAAGTACCTCGCCCAGCTCAACCCGGCGTGGCCGATCACCCCGATCGGTGAATTTCCCCTGAACCGCTCGGCCCAGGCGTCTGCGGGCGAGTACTACGTGGCGGGTTTCCCCGGGGTGACCATCGTGCAGACGGTGCTCACCGACACGCCCGAGCTCTCCGGGATCGACCGCCGCCTCCTGAATTCGGTGCCGGCCGCCGACATCTACGCCTTCGCCGTGAACATCGCGACCGGGTACGGCGCTGTGGCGCACTGGCGCGGCGGGGTGCTCAAACGGTCGCTGTGCGCGGAGCGCAACCGCACCTACGAGGACGTCGGGCTCCCGGAACCCTTCGAGGCGCCTTTCTGGGCCGGGGAGAAGGCCGAGAGCGCCGGGGGCATCTCCCTACCTTTTGAGCCGGTCGACCTGGTCGCCGAGGCCCAGCGCTCCTGGGTGGGGGTGGACGTCACACCGGAGGGCCCGGACATCCATGTCGTCGCCTACGCGGTGGACGGACGGCCGGCGCCGCGCGCGGTGGACGGCCCGCGGCAGGAACGCGAGCGCGCGTCCCGCGGGCGGGATGAACCCGACCTGGTCGGGGGTTACGACGACTACGAGTCCCCCGCCGAGGAGGACCACACCCGCCTCCCCCGCTGGGCGGACGAGTCGGTGGCGGCCGCCAGGCGCGCCGGTGCGGTCCTGGGCCGCCGGGCACGCCGGGCCCGTTCCTGGGTGAACGAGAAGATCCGGCACTCCGACCGGGATTAA
- the sepH gene encoding septation protein SepH: MRELFLVPGESTPTSLVLRAEDGDQFFLDVTRLDDAARDLLAGRTPEITAAPEETPERQPEPEPEPVPRPASAARALPTPDPLLTTPLTMRPREIQTRIRAGASVAQLAEEMGVAESRVEAFAHPVLLERSRMSELAKQAHPVREDGPAKLTLWEVLAAAFAARGHSVADTDWDAYREPDGTWVARVSWTAGLSENEAEWAIEVRPTSKSTAEARNPVAADLTDPDFVQPVRTLTSVGRGNRYEEDHEDRAEENSAAAGDEGAEQLEGGEFGKEPEAEDKAPARRRRKAVTPHWEDVLLGVRANTKRPRD, encoded by the coding sequence ATGCGCGAGTTGTTCCTCGTCCCCGGCGAATCGACGCCGACCTCCCTGGTTCTGCGCGCCGAGGACGGCGACCAGTTCTTCCTCGACGTCACCCGGCTCGATGACGCCGCCCGCGATCTTCTCGCCGGCCGGACACCGGAGATCACCGCCGCGCCGGAGGAAACGCCGGAACGGCAGCCGGAGCCTGAGCCGGAGCCCGTCCCGCGGCCTGCATCTGCGGCGCGCGCGCTGCCGACCCCCGACCCGCTGCTCACCACCCCGCTGACCATGCGCCCCCGGGAGATCCAGACCCGGATCCGCGCAGGCGCCTCCGTCGCCCAGCTGGCCGAAGAAATGGGCGTCGCCGAGTCCCGGGTCGAGGCTTTCGCGCACCCGGTGCTGCTGGAACGCTCCCGGATGTCGGAGCTGGCCAAGCAGGCGCACCCCGTCCGCGAGGACGGCCCCGCGAAACTGACCCTGTGGGAGGTGCTGGCGGCCGCTTTCGCCGCGCGCGGGCACTCCGTCGCCGACACCGACTGGGACGCCTACCGGGAGCCTGACGGCACCTGGGTCGCAAGGGTGTCCTGGACCGCAGGACTCTCGGAGAACGAGGCCGAATGGGCCATCGAGGTGCGGCCCACCTCGAAGTCGACCGCGGAGGCGCGCAACCCGGTGGCGGCCGACCTCACGGACCCAGATTTCGTCCAGCCGGTGCGCACCCTCACCTCCGTCGGGCGGGGCAACCGCTACGAGGAGGACCACGAGGACCGGGCGGAGGAGAACTCCGCCGCGGCCGGGGACGAGGGGGCGGAACAGCTCGAAGGGGGAGAGTTCGGGAAGGAGCCCGAGGCGGAGGACAAGGCGCCGGCCCGGAGGCGTCGCAAAGCGGTGACCCCCCACTGGGAGGACGTGCTGCTGGGCGTCCGCGCAAACACGAAGCGTCCGCGGGACTAG
- the serC gene encoding phosphoserine transaminase codes for MTEFPTLPADLLPADGRFGCGPSKVRPEQIQAIVDGGRDIIGTSHRQPAVKNVVGSVREGLADLFSLPEGYEIILSLGGATAFWDAATFGLIEKKSGHLSFGEFSSKFAKASKLAPWLDEPSVATSEPGDTPEPQAFEGADVIAWAHNETSTGAMVPVVRPEGSEGSLVTIDATSGAGGLPVDITNADVYYFSPQKCFASDGGLWLAAMSPAALERIEKINSSDRFIPEFLNLQTAVDNSLKNQTYNTPAVGTLLMLDNQVKWMNENDGLDGMVARTTASSDALYSWAEAREETSPYVTDKAKRSLVVGTIDFDDSIDAAVLAKVLRANGILDVEPYRKLGRNQLRIGMFPAIDSADVVTLTKAIDHVLESGVANK; via the coding sequence ATGACCGAGTTCCCCACCCTCCCCGCCGATCTCCTCCCCGCTGACGGCCGTTTCGGCTGCGGCCCGTCCAAGGTCCGCCCCGAGCAGATCCAGGCCATCGTCGACGGCGGCCGCGACATCATCGGCACTTCCCACCGCCAGCCGGCCGTCAAGAACGTCGTCGGCTCCGTCCGCGAGGGTCTCGCCGACCTGTTCTCCCTGCCGGAGGGCTACGAGATCATCCTGTCCCTCGGCGGCGCGACCGCATTCTGGGATGCGGCGACCTTCGGCCTGATCGAGAAGAAGTCCGGCCACCTCTCCTTCGGCGAGTTCTCCTCCAAGTTCGCCAAGGCCTCCAAGCTGGCGCCGTGGCTGGACGAGCCGTCGGTCGCCACCTCCGAGCCGGGCGACACCCCTGAGCCGCAGGCTTTCGAAGGTGCGGATGTCATCGCCTGGGCGCACAACGAGACCTCCACCGGCGCCATGGTTCCCGTGGTCCGCCCGGAGGGGTCCGAGGGCTCACTCGTCACCATCGACGCCACCTCCGGCGCCGGCGGCCTGCCGGTGGACATCACCAACGCCGACGTCTACTACTTCTCCCCCCAGAAGTGCTTCGCCTCCGACGGCGGCCTGTGGCTGGCCGCCATGAGCCCGGCAGCCCTGGAGCGCATCGAGAAGATCAACTCCTCCGACCGCTTCATCCCGGAGTTCCTCAACCTGCAGACCGCAGTGGACAACTCCCTGAAGAACCAGACCTACAACACCCCGGCCGTGGGTACCCTGCTCATGCTGGACAACCAGGTCAAGTGGATGAACGAGAACGACGGCCTGGACGGCATGGTCGCCCGCACGACCGCATCCTCCGACGCCCTGTACTCCTGGGCAGAGGCCCGCGAGGAGACCTCGCCCTACGTCACCGACAAGGCGAAGCGCTCGCTGGTCGTCGGCACCATCGACTTCGACGACTCCATCGACGCCGCCGTGCTGGCCAAGGTCCTGCGCGCCAACGGCATCCTGGATGTCGAGCCCTACCGCAAGCTGGGCCGCAACCAGCTGCGTATCGGCATGTTCCCGGCGATCGATTCCGCCGATGTCGTGACCCTGACCAAGGCGATCGACCACGTCCTCGAGTCGGGCGTGGCCAACAAGTAG